The following coding sequences lie in one Alloacidobacterium dinghuense genomic window:
- a CDS encoding sigma 54-interacting transcriptional regulator, producing MLTIIARLVESQGDGLFCTIWLLDEDGKYLHCSAAPSLPGFIAQIGRAEVCAKGASCGTAVYRREPLYVTDILTDPIWDNYRDRVLPYGIRSAWSRPLFTREGKSLGAFSIHSREPRSPSAADLQLIENASDIIGIAIERHLNEEQVRRTEAYLTEAERLSHSGSFVWDVHRPGPAYWSAEMCRIHGRDPSQGPPLFEEDRSLQSAEDWAGLMAAAEKSMREKTDIDYDSQLLFPDGSTKNIRIVAHPVMNSDGDVVQFVGTTIDVTEQRRAKAALETALTEIRKSEARLRTIINTIPVMAWCALPDGFAEFHNQRWLDYTGLSDEEGRGWGWRTAIHPEDSQAAVDEWRDITASKKPGEGERLIRRFDGEYRWHMYRAEPLLDEQGNVVRWYGTLTDIEDRKRAEDRLRSSEQTFRQIVNSIPGLVSTLTTSGEIEFVNNQTLEYLGKPLDELKNWAVSDAVYPDDLPVVIDTLRTSIETGQPTDVELRLRRADGIYRWFLLRRLPQRESHGHIVRWYTLLTDIEDRKQAEDNIRRSEAELRQILDFTPQYVAVLAPDRDRTRLYANQMALDYLGFTLEEWQNTDRHEYIHSDDWERVARETQDKLLRGLPHEFEVRLRGKDGKYRWFLRRRNPVRDEQGRLTRWYSAATDIDDRKRAEQRLRDENIALREEVDQASMFEEIVGSSAALRGVLSQVAKVAPTDSTVLILGETGTGKELIARAIHNRSNRSTRPFVRVNCAAIPQSLIASELFGHEKGAFTGATQRRLGRFELAHEGTLFLDEVGELPAETQITLLRVLQEREFERVGGSRPISVDVRVLAATNRDLNAAVGSGSFRQDLFYRLNVFPLEIPPLRERADDIPVLVEYLVERYAKKVGKRITNIKKKTLEQFQAYAWPGNIRELQNVVERAVVLSDGDTFCVDQRWLEPKHPFESRLSDTTEKALRRLDADREKGIIEAALAETGGRIAGPSGAAAKLGIPRQTLDSRIDILGINKNRFKSK from the coding sequence GTGCTGACGATCATTGCTCGGTTGGTTGAATCTCAAGGCGATGGCTTGTTCTGCACCATCTGGCTTCTCGATGAAGACGGAAAGTATCTCCATTGCTCAGCGGCGCCAAGTCTTCCTGGATTTATCGCTCAAATAGGGCGCGCTGAAGTTTGCGCGAAGGGCGCGTCCTGCGGCACAGCCGTATATCGGAGGGAGCCACTGTATGTAACCGACATCCTGACCGATCCCATCTGGGACAACTATCGCGACCGCGTGTTGCCCTATGGAATTCGTTCCGCTTGGTCGCGCCCCTTGTTCACTCGTGAAGGCAAATCCCTCGGCGCTTTTTCTATCCATAGTCGTGAGCCACGTAGCCCCAGTGCCGCCGACCTGCAGTTGATTGAAAATGCCAGCGACATTATCGGTATCGCAATTGAGCGACACTTGAACGAAGAGCAGGTACGGCGCACCGAGGCTTATCTGACTGAGGCTGAGAGATTAAGCCACTCGGGTAGCTTCGTCTGGGATGTTCATCGGCCAGGCCCCGCCTATTGGTCGGCAGAGATGTGTCGGATCCATGGACGCGATCCATCGCAGGGCCCACCACTTTTTGAAGAAGACCGGTCCCTCCAATCGGCCGAGGACTGGGCGGGCTTGATGGCAGCGGCGGAGAAATCGATGCGAGAGAAAACTGACATCGACTACGACTCCCAACTACTCTTTCCCGACGGGTCGACCAAGAATATTCGAATCGTGGCTCATCCCGTGATGAATTCAGACGGTGATGTGGTGCAGTTCGTCGGGACGACGATAGATGTGACTGAGCAGCGTCGGGCGAAAGCGGCGTTGGAGACCGCATTAACCGAGATCAGGAAATCGGAAGCACGCCTTCGAACCATTATCAACACAATCCCGGTAATGGCTTGGTGCGCGCTGCCTGACGGTTTCGCGGAGTTCCACAATCAGCGCTGGCTGGACTACACCGGTCTCTCCGACGAGGAGGGACGGGGATGGGGTTGGAGAACTGCGATTCATCCTGAGGATTCGCAAGCCGCTGTAGACGAGTGGCGTGACATCACAGCTTCAAAGAAACCCGGCGAAGGCGAACGTCTCATTCGGAGGTTTGACGGAGAATATCGCTGGCATATGTACCGTGCCGAGCCGTTACTGGATGAGCAGGGAAACGTCGTTCGATGGTACGGCACCCTCACCGATATAGAAGACCGCAAACGCGCTGAAGACAGACTCCGTTCCAGTGAACAAACCTTTCGTCAGATCGTTAACAGTATTCCCGGCCTTGTTTCTACTTTGACGACGAGTGGCGAAATTGAATTCGTCAATAATCAAACATTGGAATATCTTGGTAAGCCCCTTGACGAATTGAAGAACTGGGCCGTTTCCGACGCCGTTTATCCCGACGATCTTCCTGTCGTAATTGACACGTTGAGGACTTCGATCGAAACCGGCCAACCAACTGATGTTGAGCTTCGCCTTCGCCGTGCTGATGGCATATACCGCTGGTTTTTGCTGCGGCGCCTGCCGCAACGCGAGAGCCACGGCCATATCGTCCGCTGGTATACGCTGCTCACCGACATTGAAGACCGAAAGCAGGCGGAAGATAATATCCGGCGAAGCGAGGCGGAGCTTCGACAGATCCTGGATTTTACGCCTCAGTACGTCGCTGTATTGGCCCCTGATCGCGATCGCACTCGGCTGTATGCCAATCAAATGGCGCTCGATTATCTGGGGTTCACTCTCGAGGAGTGGCAGAACACCGATCGTCACGAATATATCCATTCGGATGATTGGGAACGCGTGGCCCGCGAAACTCAAGATAAATTGTTGAGAGGCCTCCCCCACGAATTCGAAGTACGTCTTCGCGGAAAAGACGGGAAATATCGCTGGTTTCTCAGGCGGAGGAACCCGGTACGAGATGAACAAGGACGCCTCACACGTTGGTATTCCGCAGCGACCGACATTGACGATCGCAAGCGGGCTGAGCAACGACTTCGGGACGAGAACATTGCGCTACGCGAAGAAGTTGATCAGGCATCAATGTTCGAGGAGATTGTCGGCTCCTCAGCGGCACTCCGCGGGGTCCTTTCGCAAGTTGCGAAGGTGGCGCCCACCGATTCTACGGTTCTAATTCTTGGAGAGACTGGAACAGGAAAGGAATTAATTGCGCGTGCGATCCACAATCGATCGAACCGTTCCACTCGCCCATTCGTCCGAGTGAATTGTGCTGCGATTCCACAATCCTTGATCGCGTCCGAACTCTTTGGGCACGAGAAGGGTGCATTCACCGGTGCAACACAGCGACGTTTGGGAAGATTTGAACTGGCGCATGAGGGAACGCTCTTCCTGGACGAGGTTGGAGAACTTCCGGCCGAGACTCAGATAACTCTCTTGCGGGTGCTCCAAGAACGAGAATTCGAACGCGTAGGAGGAAGCCGGCCGATTTCAGTGGACGTGCGGGTGTTGGCAGCGACGAACCGTGACCTGAACGCTGCTGTCGGCTCGGGAAGTTTCAGGCAAGATCTCTTCTACAGGCTAAATGTCTTTCCACTTGAAATTCCGCCGCTTCGGGAACGGGCCGATGACATTCCGGTATTAGTAGAGTACCTGGTTGAGCGCTATGCGAAGAAAGTGGGGAAAAGGATCACAAATATAAAGAAGAAGACTCTAGAACAATTTCAGGCCTACGCGTGGCCGGGGAATATTCGTGAGTTGCAGAATGTGGTCGAACGAGCCGTTGTTTTGAGCGACGGCGATACTTTCTGCGTGGATCAGCGCTGGCTGGAACCAAAGCATCCCTTTGAATCGCGATTGTCGGATACGACCGAAAAAGCGCTGAGACGTCTGGATGCTGATCGAGAAAAAGGCATAATTGAAGCGGCGCTCGCTGAGACGGGCGGGCGGATCGCCGGTCCATCCGGAGCTGCCGCCAAGCTCGGAATTCCTCGTCAAACCCTTGACTCGAGGATCGATATCCTGGGAATCAACAAAAACCGCTTCAAATCTAAGTGA
- a CDS encoding alkene reductase: MPTLFDPIRVGDLDLPNRILMSPMTRLRATTDNIPTPLMVEYYTQRASAGLIIAEATPVSPTGVGYAQVAGIWSEEQTEAWKPVIASVHAHGGRIFQQLWHVGRISDPIFLHGELPVAPSAIAAAGHVSLVRPEKPFVTPRALETREVYAIVEQFRVAAQNAERAGFDGVEIHGANGYLLDQFLQSGTNHRTDEFGGPIENRARILLEVADACISVWGAGRVGMRISPRPDKHDMFDANPAETFGYLAREAGRRQLAFLNTREYRADDWLGPDLKGEFGGVYIVNEQFTFETASEVLAKGEADAVAFGKLFIANPDLPRRFAESAPLNQPEPRTFYSHGPEGYIDQPSLETVADR, translated from the coding sequence ATGCCAACCCTCTTCGATCCCATTCGAGTCGGCGATCTTGACCTGCCGAACCGCATCCTTATGTCGCCGATGACCCGACTCCGCGCCACTACCGACAACATTCCCACCCCACTCATGGTGGAGTACTACACCCAGCGTGCCTCCGCCGGTCTCATCATCGCGGAAGCCACACCAGTCTCACCCACGGGTGTCGGCTACGCGCAGGTCGCCGGCATCTGGTCAGAGGAACAGACTGAAGCCTGGAAACCCGTCATAGCCTCCGTTCACGCCCACGGCGGTCGTATCTTCCAGCAGCTCTGGCATGTCGGCCGCATCTCCGATCCCATATTTCTCCACGGTGAGCTTCCCGTCGCTCCTTCCGCTATCGCTGCCGCGGGTCACGTCTCGCTCGTCCGGCCGGAGAAGCCCTTCGTCACCCCCCGCGCTCTGGAAACCCGTGAAGTTTACGCCATTGTCGAGCAGTTCCGCGTGGCTGCACAGAACGCCGAGCGTGCAGGCTTCGATGGCGTCGAGATTCATGGAGCCAACGGCTATCTCCTCGACCAGTTTCTTCAGTCCGGCACTAATCATCGCACCGACGAGTTCGGCGGTCCGATCGAAAACCGAGCCCGCATCCTGCTTGAGGTTGCCGACGCCTGCATCTCCGTCTGGGGCGCCGGCCGTGTCGGCATGCGTATCTCTCCGCGTCCTGATAAACACGACATGTTCGACGCGAACCCGGCAGAAACCTTTGGCTATCTCGCACGCGAAGCCGGCCGCCGCCAGCTAGCCTTTCTCAACACGCGCGAGTACCGAGCCGACGACTGGCTTGGCCCGGATCTCAAGGGCGAGTTCGGGGGCGTCTACATCGTCAACGAGCAATTCACCTTTGAGACCGCCAGCGAAGTCCTCGCAAAGGGCGAGGCCGATGCTGTGGCGTTCGGCAAGCTCTTCATTGCCAATCCTGATCTCCCGCGGCGCTTCGCAGAGAGTGCGCCCCTGAACCAGCCCGAGCCGAGGACTTTCTACAGCCACGGTCCCGAAGGCTACATCGACCAGCCGAGCCTCGAGACCGTAGCCGACCGCTAG
- a CDS encoding SDR family NAD(P)-dependent oxidoreductase, with protein MGKLEGKTALITGGTSGIGLAAARVFVHEGADVFITGRRQEALNAAVAEIGSSATGVQGDVSNLNDLDRLVAAIKAKGVSLDIVFANAGGGTLVPIAEVTEQHYHQIFDTNVKGVVFTIQKVLPLIKDGGAIILNSSIAGSMGMDSFSMYSGAKAAIRNFARGWANDLKPRRIRVNAISPGVVITPGYSGLGMNDDQIKEYAAQSATKTPSGRTGEPEEIAKAVLFLASDDSSFVNAENLIVDGGFSLV; from the coding sequence ATGGGAAAACTTGAAGGAAAGACCGCTCTCATTACGGGCGGAACAAGCGGAATCGGATTAGCGGCCGCAAGGGTGTTTGTTCATGAGGGCGCCGATGTCTTCATCACCGGACGGCGTCAGGAGGCTTTGAACGCCGCGGTTGCCGAGATTGGATCTAGCGCGACAGGTGTCCAAGGCGACGTTTCCAACCTCAATGATCTTGATAGATTGGTCGCGGCGATCAAAGCAAAGGGCGTCTCCCTGGACATTGTGTTTGCGAATGCCGGTGGTGGAACTCTCGTTCCAATCGCAGAGGTCACCGAGCAGCACTATCACCAGATCTTCGACACCAATGTTAAGGGAGTGGTTTTCACTATCCAGAAAGTACTCCCTCTCATCAAAGACGGCGGAGCCATCATCCTGAACTCCTCGATTGCTGGGAGCATGGGCATGGATTCGTTCAGCATGTATTCGGGAGCAAAGGCCGCTATTCGCAATTTCGCTCGCGGCTGGGCCAACGACTTGAAGCCTCGCCGGATTCGAGTGAACGCCATCAGTCCCGGCGTTGTCATTACTCCTGGCTACAGCGGTCTTGGGATGAACGACGACCAAATCAAAGAATACGCCGCGCAATCGGCCACAAAAACGCCGTCAGGGAGAACTGGTGAGCCAGAGGAGATCGCGAAGGCTGTCTTGTTTCTTGCATCGGACGACAGCAGCTTCGTGAATGCAGAGAACCTGATTGTCGATGGCGGCTTCTCACTTGTCTAG
- a CDS encoding cupin domain-containing protein has translation MMQVKKQLLPTAFTRAANVDSTFAYMGSLMTFFAKGSETSGRFALMEYYTKPGNEPPSHIHEREHELYFVLEGTMRFYCEDKTLDIGGGDVVFLPQGKAHAFTCTTDVVRTLILVQAAGKDAVGLDSYFLAMGEPAGSMVLPESAVTYAVDDPEYAIRVGASTGIRILSPSETQRALPQYPGFGVPVH, from the coding sequence ATGATGCAGGTAAAAAAACAGCTATTGCCGACGGCATTCACGCGCGCCGCTAATGTTGACTCCACCTTCGCCTATATGGGAAGCCTGATGACCTTTTTTGCGAAAGGCTCGGAAACGAGCGGACGCTTCGCCCTTATGGAGTACTACACGAAGCCTGGGAACGAGCCTCCGTCCCACATCCATGAGCGGGAACATGAGTTGTACTTCGTGCTGGAAGGCACTATGCGCTTCTACTGCGAGGACAAGACTCTAGACATTGGCGGCGGCGACGTCGTGTTTCTTCCCCAGGGTAAGGCACATGCATTCACCTGCACCACCGATGTCGTACGCACGTTGATCTTGGTACAGGCTGCTGGCAAAGATGCTGTAGGCCTTGACAGCTATTTCCTCGCGATGGGCGAACCGGCCGGAAGCATGGTTCTACCAGAATCCGCCGTAACGTATGCGGTCGATGATCCGGAGTACGCGATTCGAGTTGGTGCTTCCACCGGCATACGAATTCTTTCGCCATCGGAGACCCAGCGGGCACTTCCGCAGTACCCCGGCTTTGGTGTGCCGGTTCACTGA
- a CDS encoding cupin domain-containing protein — MKNTDKQLIPAAYSRAVNVDSTIKYMGQVITVLAKGTETNGRFAFMEVKVRPGLEPPPHIHEREHELFFVLEGAIRFYTPEKTFDVQAGGVGFLPQGKPHTFACMTEEIRALIMVGATGDETVGMDGYLLAMGEPARDMVVPDAAITNEVGDPEQAISVGASWGIRFLTPEDTRKALPLYPGFGVRIS; from the coding sequence ATGAAAAATACCGATAAACAGTTAATCCCGGCTGCATACTCTCGTGCAGTGAATGTTGACTCAACCATCAAGTACATGGGCCAAGTCATTACGGTTCTAGCGAAGGGTACCGAAACCAATGGGCGATTTGCATTCATGGAAGTCAAAGTGCGGCCGGGGCTAGAGCCACCACCTCACATCCACGAGCGCGAACACGAGCTATTCTTCGTGCTTGAGGGAGCGATCCGTTTCTATACCCCAGAAAAAACCTTTGACGTCCAAGCTGGTGGCGTTGGGTTTCTTCCTCAGGGTAAGCCCCACACGTTCGCCTGTATGACGGAGGAGATCCGCGCACTGATTATGGTAGGCGCCACCGGCGATGAAACGGTTGGAATGGATGGCTACCTTCTGGCAATGGGAGAACCAGCGCGCGACATGGTTGTGCCTGATGCGGCGATCACTAACGAGGTTGGAGATCCCGAGCAAGCAATCAGCGTTGGTGCTTCGTGGGGCATTCGCTTCCTCACGCCGGAAGATACTCGGAAAGCTTTGCCGCTCTATCCCGGTTTCGGGGTTCGTATTTCCTAA
- a CDS encoding cupin domain-containing protein, which translates to MKEILNVIPAQEGVRAIKQDEGKPFDLGPVHFRWKVRGEDGAHIYTMFELNLAPGGGVDLHSHPSPETYYVLEGEVTFFHITNGDQAALVCDEGTTVMIPPNALHALFNKSDNNCRLLDVSTASHQYFFDSVAQADRQENFGSLEPTTVVRRLSEIARNNEMYLAPYDVNSGMEVK; encoded by the coding sequence GTGAAGGAAATTCTCAACGTAATTCCCGCGCAAGAGGGCGTCCGTGCAATCAAACAAGACGAAGGAAAACCATTCGACCTCGGCCCGGTTCACTTCAGATGGAAGGTACGGGGTGAGGACGGCGCCCACATCTACACCATGTTCGAATTGAATTTGGCCCCTGGCGGAGGCGTGGATCTGCACAGTCATCCGTCGCCTGAAACCTATTACGTTTTGGAGGGCGAGGTCACATTCTTCCACATCACCAATGGCGACCAGGCAGCACTGGTCTGCGACGAAGGGACTACGGTGATGATCCCGCCAAACGCTTTGCACGCTCTGTTCAACAAAAGTGACAACAACTGCCGTTTACTGGATGTCTCCACTGCTTCCCATCAGTATTTCTTTGATTCGGTAGCGCAGGCCGATCGGCAAGAAAACTTCGGATCTCTGGAACCAACGACGGTAGTTCGCCGCTTATCTGAGATAGCTCGCAACAACGAAATGTATCTCGCTCCCTATGACGTCAATTCCGGCATGGAGGTGAAGTGA
- a CDS encoding FUSC family protein — translation MATGQIERGASQRGLLFRTSHAVGSATILAIACLLSYWLITTVLTREYSVSRNDDLLGGMWAVVATIFVYRSSYQKMARAVVSRTVATLVSFVACLAYLLFFPFHVVGMAALIGIIAIILALVRRSEDIVMAAITIAVVLVIADISPRNAWIQPILRLVDTAVGISVGIAASWISLGLGLSSKLEHSGA, via the coding sequence ATGGCGACTGGACAAATAGAGAGAGGCGCATCGCAACGGGGTCTATTATTCCGCACCAGCCATGCAGTCGGCTCGGCGACGATTCTGGCGATTGCCTGCCTGCTCAGTTATTGGTTGATCACTACGGTCCTGACTCGTGAATACAGCGTTTCACGAAATGATGATTTGCTTGGTGGCATGTGGGCGGTGGTTGCCACCATCTTTGTGTACCGCAGCAGCTACCAGAAGATGGCTCGCGCCGTTGTGTCGCGTACAGTTGCAACGCTGGTGAGCTTTGTCGCCTGCCTCGCTTACCTGCTTTTCTTCCCGTTTCACGTAGTAGGAATGGCCGCGTTGATCGGGATCATCGCTATTATTTTGGCGCTGGTTCGCCGATCCGAGGACATCGTCATGGCAGCCATTACAATCGCCGTCGTCTTGGTCATCGCCGACATTAGTCCGAGGAATGCCTGGATACAGCCCATTTTGCGCCTTGTCGACACTGCTGTGGGGATTTCAGTTGGCATCGCAGCCTCGTGGATCAGCCTCGGCTTGGGTCTAAGTTCGAAATTGGAGCACAGTGGCGCGTGA
- a CDS encoding alpha/beta fold hydrolase, with product MNRRVFTSRGLGAAFAAMISNAAGAQSKTVPSPSDLAQELPSAYPVPGACPVLSELPEPPSAATSQKLLPRFQARRIRTSGAEINVLTKGNGRPLLLIHGHPETHLTWHKIAPALAEEYTVVLPDLRGYGDSSKPGYSDDNNNYSFRAMALDQVEVMRQLGHERFLVAGHDRGARVAHRLCLDHPSSVEKVALLDVAPTLTMYEQTTKEFATRYVWWFLQIQPAPMPEHLIGLDPAYYLRDHLAVQGKTPGAISPEVMAEYIRCYCCLGTIRAVCEDYRAAAGLDLEHDREDDSRNRYIQAPLLALWGAKGTVGHLWDVLATWRAKSNNTVSGKSLPCGHLLPEEDPEGVLAEFREFFRA from the coding sequence ATGAATCGTCGAGTTTTCACATCGCGTGGATTAGGCGCCGCGTTCGCCGCAATGATCTCTAATGCGGCTGGTGCACAGTCTAAAACTGTCCCAAGCCCATCCGATCTTGCGCAAGAACTCCCCAGCGCGTATCCGGTCCCGGGGGCTTGTCCTGTTCTAAGCGAACTACCGGAACCGCCCTCTGCCGCCACCTCGCAGAAACTCCTGCCCCGCTTTCAAGCTCGGAGAATTCGGACATCGGGCGCTGAAATCAACGTTCTCACCAAAGGCAATGGCCGGCCGCTGCTGCTCATCCACGGCCATCCGGAAACACATCTGACATGGCACAAAATTGCGCCTGCACTCGCCGAGGAATACACCGTTGTCCTTCCAGACTTGCGAGGCTACGGTGATTCGAGCAAGCCGGGATACAGCGACGACAACAACAACTATTCCTTTCGTGCCATGGCTCTTGATCAGGTTGAAGTCATGCGGCAACTGGGACACGAGCGCTTTCTGGTAGCAGGTCACGATCGCGGCGCACGAGTCGCCCATCGCCTCTGTTTGGACCACCCCAGCAGCGTCGAGAAAGTAGCCCTGCTCGATGTAGCGCCCACGCTGACAATGTACGAGCAGACGACAAAAGAGTTTGCGACTAGGTATGTATGGTGGTTCCTTCAGATTCAGCCAGCACCGATGCCCGAACACTTGATCGGCCTCGATCCTGCTTATTACCTCCGGGATCATCTCGCTGTTCAAGGCAAGACACCGGGTGCGATCTCACCTGAGGTGATGGCGGAGTACATTCGCTGCTACTGCTGCCTTGGTACTATCCGCGCCGTATGCGAAGACTATCGCGCCGCGGCCGGACTGGACCTCGAACACGATCGCGAGGATGACAGTAGGAACAGGTACATTCAAGCCCCCCTTCTGGCCCTATGGGGGGCAAAAGGCACAGTTGGCCACCTCTGGGATGTACTCGCAACGTGGAGAGCGAAAAGCAACAATACCGTCTCCGGCAAATCACTCCCATGTGGTCATCTACTTCCGGAGGAGGATCCAGAGGGCGTCCTTGCTGAGTTTCGAGAGTTCTTTAGAGCATGA
- a CDS encoding isocitrate/isopropylmalate family dehydrogenase — MKNFHLACLPADGIGPEVIASSRQVLEKLTQLHGGISFDFQHFDWSSTRYQEKGSMMPEDGLQQLEQGGFDGILLGPVGSPHVPDHTTLWGLLLPIRQGLEQYINLRPLRLLEGIDTPFRSPGQHSLATRCHIQSCSDTKVLESLRA; from the coding sequence ATGAAGAACTTCCATCTTGCTTGCTTGCCGGCAGACGGAATTGGACCTGAGGTGATTGCTTCGAGCCGCCAAGTTCTCGAGAAGCTCACGCAGCTTCATGGCGGAATCTCTTTCGATTTTCAACACTTTGATTGGAGTTCAACTCGCTACCAAGAAAAAGGCTCCATGATGCCTGAGGATGGCCTGCAACAACTGGAGCAGGGAGGCTTCGACGGCATTCTGTTAGGGCCTGTGGGAAGCCCTCACGTTCCTGATCACACCACGCTCTGGGGTTTATTGCTACCAATCCGCCAAGGACTGGAGCAGTACATCAATCTGCGGCCCTTGCGGCTCCTCGAAGGGATCGATACTCCCTTTCGAAGTCCGGGACAGCACTCTCTCGCTACCCGGTGCCACATCCAATCGTGCTCGGACACGAAGGTGCTGGAATCGTTGAGAGCGTAG
- a CDS encoding DUF2490 domain-containing protein has protein sequence MTRIRRWIADIFVLQLIALPTFAQGPQPSGGTDRSVWLSYFGDQPLTKLWAVHLEGSYRRTLGLSQFEQLELRPGITLNESPAQQSLIAYTFFRTQPTANGSFGPPPIVGKQTENRIFEQQQITYRLFDKGDSAPQLIQRFRLEQRWQDTAVDGKGHTDKIFSQRVRYRLTAKIPLGRSGLPEHYFVAYNEVYVNATLKASSLFNSDVTYSALGSRLGEHWAVEIGYQFRESSAANGVTGPQDHSLQVYLLSTAPFRHVRK, from the coding sequence ATGACGCGAATCCGACGCTGGATAGCCGATATCTTTGTCTTGCAACTGATTGCTCTACCGACTTTCGCACAGGGGCCCCAACCCTCAGGGGGCACCGATCGCAGCGTTTGGCTCAGCTACTTCGGAGACCAACCTTTAACGAAACTATGGGCTGTTCACTTAGAAGGTTCTTACAGAAGAACCCTAGGGCTTTCCCAGTTCGAGCAGCTGGAACTGAGACCAGGCATCACCCTGAATGAAAGCCCCGCACAACAGTCACTAATCGCTTACACCTTTTTCCGAACTCAGCCGACGGCGAATGGTTCCTTTGGCCCACCGCCAATCGTTGGGAAGCAGACAGAGAATCGGATTTTCGAGCAGCAACAGATCACCTACAGACTGTTTGATAAAGGAGATTCCGCCCCCCAATTGATTCAGCGTTTCAGGCTGGAGCAACGTTGGCAAGATACCGCAGTGGACGGAAAGGGACACACAGATAAGATCTTTAGTCAACGGGTCCGTTACCGTTTGACGGCCAAGATCCCGCTCGGCCGTTCCGGACTCCCGGAGCATTACTTCGTGGCGTATAACGAGGTTTACGTAAACGCTACCCTCAAGGCGTCATCGCTGTTCAACAGCGACGTCACGTATAGCGCTCTCGGTTCTCGCTTGGGAGAACATTGGGCGGTTGAGATCGGCTATCAGTTTCGCGAGAGTTCTGCAGCCAACGGGGTCACTGGACCGCAAGACCACTCATTGCAAGTGTATCTGCTATCGACTGCCCCTTTCCGACACGTGCGAAAGTGA
- a CDS encoding helix-turn-helix domain-containing protein: MSSAHLKPFRFTQERKNDRENHEGISASSAAQMGVVNLGRGGARLKVQFETVDRAASLMLVPGPAWVEQDGRRTPISLLESPSPVREIPLIPPTMAEAVCMSLDAFREEGLSPSQFRRVLAFMNERILRTVTLSELAREAGLSAAYFSQRFKSSTGISPHQYLLRLRICKAKKLLEESESPVIDIAAECGFQTQQHFARIFRRLTMRTPTEYRRQSQLSVFVSAYADLPYVNDASI; encoded by the coding sequence ATGTCTTCGGCGCACTTGAAGCCTTTCCGGTTCACCCAGGAGCGCAAAAATGATCGCGAGAATCATGAAGGTATCTCCGCGTCAAGCGCAGCACAAATGGGCGTGGTGAATCTTGGCCGTGGCGGCGCCCGTCTCAAAGTTCAATTTGAAACAGTTGACCGAGCGGCATCGCTCATGCTGGTTCCCGGCCCAGCCTGGGTTGAGCAGGATGGGAGACGCACTCCCATCAGTCTCCTCGAATCGCCGTCTCCCGTGAGGGAGATACCTCTCATTCCACCGACAATGGCGGAAGCGGTGTGCATGTCGCTGGACGCATTCAGAGAAGAGGGTTTATCGCCCTCTCAATTTAGGCGCGTCCTGGCCTTTATGAATGAACGTATTTTACGCACCGTAACGCTCTCCGAATTGGCACGCGAGGCCGGATTGAGCGCCGCCTATTTTTCCCAGCGTTTCAAATCGTCGACCGGAATATCGCCGCACCAGTATCTGTTGCGGCTCCGAATCTGCAAGGCGAAAAAGCTGCTCGAGGAATCGGAATCCCCAGTGATTGACATCGCGGCGGAATGTGGCTTTCAGACTCAGCAGCACTTCGCTCGCATCTTTCGGAGACTAACCATGAGGACTCCCACAGAGTATCGCCGGCAGAGTCAACTTTCGGTCTTTGTCTCTGCTTACGCAGACTTGCCATACGTGAACGACGCAAGTATTTGA